In Candidatus Gracilibacteria bacterium, the sequence TGAGAGTCTTTTTGGACATAAAAATAAGATTAAGAAGCTCTCTGGAGTATAGAGAAAATAGTATTTTTTGCAAAAAATATCGAGAAAGAAAGAAAAGACTTTGTGTGAATAAATGGTGAAAATATGAAAGAATTTTATTAAATAAAGTAAGATGATAAACGGTGGATTTTTCTTTCTATGATAAGAAAGTGCGGAGATACTCTTATAATTTTTCTCTTGAATTTCGAGATTTGTACAGATTGGAATCGCTTGCATTTTTCTGAAATTTTCTATACAATCCCTCATGCTTTTTATCTTTTTATTTTCTTTCTCTTATGAAAAAAATATATTCTCTTCTCGTTATCGGAACGGTCATCTGTGGAACTTTCGTATCTGTGCATGCTGATTCTGAAGCCAGTACAACAGTATCAACAGGTACAACAGCAACCGCATCTGGGCAATACAAAAATCGTGGACAAATGATGAAAGAAATGCAAGAAAAACTCAAACAAAAACGTGAAGAAAATAAGAAAAGACTCGAAGAAATGAGAAAGAATCGAACTGGATCAGGACGTGTTCAATATGGTTCAGGACGTGTACAGACTGGAGTTGTGCTCACGACAGAACAACTTGCTTGTGCTCGTGCTGCTGTAACAAAACGTGAATCAAGCGTTCTTTCTGCTATCACTTCGCTTTCTACCGCTTTGAACAATGCATTCACTGCTCGTGCTGCAGCATTCGATACGGCTTGGACAATTTCTGGTTCGACTGAGCGCAAGGCAGCTATCAACACTGCTTGGACAACATGGAAAAATGCAGTCAAAACTGCACGTGAAGCTGACCGAGCAAGCCGAAAATCTGCATGGACAACATTCAGAGCCGAAGCACAAACATGTAAAGTTCCTGAAGCTATTGCAGATACAGAAAATGCAAATCTCGAAAACGAATAATTTCTCGTTTTTCTAATTCAAAAGAGACTCCACATCGGGTCTCTTTTTTTGGGAAAGATGCAGAATTAATCGTATTCTTTCTGACTCAACTTGCGTTATTTGCTTTTTTTTATATTCTGATGCCAGTTATAATTTCCTCTATGAATCTCATTCTCCTCGGAATATATCTTGTCGTTCTTGTTATTCTTTTTGCATTTGTCGGAATCGTCATTATGCATATTGGGAATTTTCGTCAATATTCGAGATTTCTCACGCCTGTTATTCGTATATATCTCGTGATTGTTATTCTGATTGCTTTATTTGGTGCATACAAAATATATAACGACTACACTCCTTCGAAAATCAATAGAAATACGAATCTCAATCAGATGGATTTCTAATACTATATACACTCCTAAAAAAATCTCTTAATTCTTTCTCTTTTTCTCATGCAAGTCTGAATCGTCGGTCTCCCAAATGTCGGTAAATCCACTCTCTTCAATGCACTCACCAAGTCATATGCTGCCGAAGCAGCTAATTTCCCATTCTGTACTATAGAACCGAATACTGGTATCGTGAATGTGAACGACGACCGTCTCGAACAGATTCGTGTGGTAGTGAATGGTGCGAAAAATATTCCTGCAACGGTCGAATTCGTCGATATCGCTGGTCTCGTGGAAGGAGCATCGAAAGGGGAAGGTCTCGGAAATAAGTTCCTCTCCCATATTCGAAATGTCGATGCGATTCTCCAAGTCGTTCGTGCTTTTGATGACTCGAATGTTCACCATGTGAATGGTTCTGTTGATCCAAAACGTGATATCGAAGTGATTAATCTCGAACTGATTTTTGCTGACCTCGAGACACTCGACAAGCGTATCGGAGACAATCAGAAAAAAGTTCGCGCTGGAGACAAGGAAGCAAAATCCCGTGAAGATATCTACAATCGCCTCAAAATCCACCTCGAAGAAGGAAAAATCGCGTCACTTATGGAGATGACCGACGATGAGAAAAAAGCAATCGCCGATCTTCACCTCCTCACGAACAAGCCATTTATCTACGCAGTGAATCTGCAAGAGAATGCTGTAAATACACCTATAGCAACTCTTCGCGATAAGATAGGAATCACTGATTCTCAGATTCCTGTGCTCCCTGTGAGTGCAAAAATCGAGATGGATATGCTCGAATTCTCAGAAGAAGACAAAAAAATGTTTCTCGCTGATATGGGAATCAACTTTAATCCTATGGATAACATCATCAAGACCTGCTACGACCTTCTCGGACTCCAGTACTACTTCACCGCAGGTGAGATCGAGGTTCATGCATGGACGATCCACAAGGGTTGGACTGCACCAGAAGCTGCTGGAGTGATCCATACTGATTTTCA encodes:
- the ychF gene encoding redox-regulated ATPase YchF, which encodes MQVGIVGLPNVGKSTLFNALTKSYAAEAANFPFCTIEPNTGIVNVNDDRLEQIRVVVNGAKNIPATVEFVDIAGLVEGASKGEGLGNKFLSHIRNVDAILQVVRAFDDSNVHHVNGSVDPKRDIEVINLELIFADLETLDKRIGDNQKKVRAGDKEAKSREDIYNRLKIHLEEGKIASLMEMTDDEKKAIADLHLLTNKPFIYAVNLQENAVNTPIATLRDKIGITDSQIPVLPVSAKIEMDMLEFSEEDKKMFLADMGINFNPMDNIIKTCYDLLGLQYYFTAGEIEVHAWTIHKGWTAPEAAGVIHTDFQKKFIKAETVNWKDLVEFGGWSGAREKGKVRMEGKEYIVQDGDVMLFKFGA